Within Deinococcus actinosclerus, the genomic segment GTAGGGGTGGCAACCCGGACCTTCACCGGGCTGCCGACGAAACACACGGAATCCGGGTCACATCCAGCGTTTGCGGCGCTTGTAGCTCTTGACGTCACGGAAACTCTTGCGCTGGCCGTGTTCGGTGACGCCCAGGTAGAACTCCTTGACGTCCGGGTTGCCGGACAGCCAGGCGCTCTCGCCTTCCATGACGATCCGGCCGCCCTCCATGACGTACCCGTAGTCGCTGTGGGCCAGGGCGACGGTGGCGTTCTGCTCGACGACCAGGACGCTCAGGCCTTCCTCCCGGTTGATGCGGCGGACGTTCTCGAAGATCTCCGCGACGAGCATCGGGGCGAGACCCAGGCTGGGTTCGTCCAGCAGCAGCACGCGCGGGTGGGCCATCAGGGCGCGGCCGATGGCGAGCATCTGCTGCTCCCCGCCGGACGTGTAGCCCGCCTGCCGGTGGCGCAGCGTGCGCAGCTTCGGGAAGTACGTGTAGATGCGTTCCAGGTCGTCGCGCCAGCGGCCCCGGCCGAGGATCGCCCCGGCGCGCAGGTTCTCCTCGACGTTCAGGTGCTTGAACACGCGGCGGCCCTCGGGGACCTGCACGACGCCGCTCTTGACGACCTCGGTGCCGCCCAGGCTGCTCAGGGTCCGCCCGCCGAAGCTGACGGTGCCCTCGCGGATGCGGCCGTTCTCGGGCTTGAGCAGGCCCGAGATGGCGCGCAGGGTGGTGGTCTTGCCCGCGCCGTTCGTGCCGAGCAGGCTGGTGACCTGCCCGGCCCGGACGGTCAGGGACACGCCGCGCAGGACCTGCACGATGTCGTGGTACACGACCTCGACGTTGTTCACGGTCAGGTCGCCGTGCGGGGCGGGCGCGGGCGGATTCGGGGCGGGGTGCGTGGCTGTCATGTCACTTCAGGGAGTGCACGAGGGGGAAGATCGCGCTGCGCTGCGCGCCGGTGATCGCCTTGAAGTTCCCGGTGCTGTCGGCCTGCAGCAGGCGCAGGCTCTCGGCGCCGATGTGGTCCTTGGCGCTGAACGTGACGGGCCCGACCGTGAAGCCCGGGTTGAACGCGCGGCTGCCGGTCATGGAGGTGATGCCCTTGTACACCCCGGCGGCGCTGGGGTCCTTGCTGCGGCGGATCGCCTCGATGGCGATGCTGGCGGCCAGCATGCCGCTGGTGTAGTGCACGCTGCGGATCGTGTCGGGTTTGCGGTTGTTCGCCGCGCCGATCTTCTTCACGAGCTGAATGCCGGGTTTGTCGGCCTCGTCGAACATGTAGTAGCTGGTCGCCCAGATGAAGTTGTTCGCGGCGTCCCCGGCCAGGCGGGTCAGGTCCTCGCCGCCCGCATAGTGCGCGCCCATGAACTGCATCTTGCCGAGGAGGTTCAGGCGTTTGGCGTCCTTGAGGATGTTCGCGACCGGTCCGGCGGTGTTCTGGTTCAGGACGTACTTCACCCCGGCGGACTCGAAGCGTTTGAGCAGGGCAGTGTTGTCGAGGTTGTTCCCGCCGACCTCCTGTACGTCCACGATCTGCACGCCGAGGCGCTGCGCGGCCTTGCGGACGTCGTCCACGGGGGCGCGGCCGAAGGGGCTGGGGTTGACGACCAGCGCGATCTTTGCGCCGCGGTCCTTCTTCGCGACGTACTCGACGAGGCTCACGAGCTGCTCGGAGTACGAGCTGATCGGCAGGAAGATGTACTGGCTGTCGGCGCCGTCCACGTTCCCGATGTGGTAACTGCCGGGCAGGGTGGGCACCTTGACTTCCTGGACGGTGCTCTTGAGTTGCAGGGTGCCGCCCGTGGAGTAGCCCAGGAAGGCGCTGGCGTTCATGTTCCCGACGTAGTCCTCGAAGTTCCGCTGGGTGTTGGCGTTGTTGTACTGGTCGTCCCGGACCACGCAGTTGAGCTTGATGCCGGGCAGGGTGTTCTGGCTGACGGCGTAGCGGCAGTAGTCCTCGACCCCGGCGGCGTAGCTGGCGCCCGCGTCGCTGGTGGGGCCGGTGATCGCGCCGGACCAGCCGATGGTGGCGGTCTTCTGCGCGGCGGCGAGGCTCAGAGTCAGCAGGGCGGACAGGGCGGCAGCTCGTTTCATGGTGAAACCTCCGTGGGGCTGTGGGCGAGGCTGAGGGCGGGGGCGGAACTTCGGTCGGCCCGGCGGGGGGCGCGTGGGGGGGTCAGAATTTGAACGGCCAGCGTTTGAAGTACAGGCGGGTCAGGCGCCACCAGTTCGCCAGGCCGCGCGGCTCGAACATCAGGAACAGCACGATGGCCATCCCGAACGAGAACGGACGCAGCGCGGAGGCGACGTCCACGCCCTCGGCGAATGCGGTGACGCGGCCCAGCAGGGCGCTCTGGCTCAGGAGTTCCACGCTCCGGTCGAGTCCCACGATGAACAGCGGGCCCAGAAACGAGCCGGGCAGGCTGCCCAGGCCGCCCACGATGGCCATGGCGAGCAGTTTCACGGACAGGCCCAGGCTGTAGTCCTCGATCACGGCGCCCTTCTGGAAGTACATGAACAGCCCCCCGGCCACCCCGGCGTAGAACGAGCCGATCAGGAAGGCCGTGAGTTTGGCGCGACCCGGGTGGATGCCCATGGCGGCGGCGGCGCGGTCGTTGTCGCGCACGGCGATCATGGCGCGGCCGTGGCGGGTGCGCAGCACGTTGCGCCACAGCAGCGCCACACTGATCAGTACCGGGAGGCTCACGAGGTACCAGAAGACGTTGTGGTTCAGGAAGGAGTCCTTCACGCCGAACGCCTGCGGGGTGGGGGGTTTGATCACGCCGCCCTGTTCGAGCAGCGGCGCGTGCCCCACGCCCCACTCGAAGATGATCTGGAACGCCAGCGTGGCGATCGCCAGATACAGGTACTTCAGGCGCAGGCTGGGGAGCCCGACGAGCGTGCCGATCAGGGCGCCCGCCACGCCGCCCAGCGGGATCGCCAGGTAGAACGGGAGGTTCAGGCGGGTGGCGGCCAGCGCGGTGGCGTACGCGCCGACACCCATGAACGCGCCCTGCCCGATGTTGATCAGGCCGGTGTAGCCGGTGGTGACGTTCAGGCCGATCACCGCGACGCTGAAGATCACGATCTGCGTCAGGTACGGGAACCACGCGCGGGGCACGATCAGCGGCAGGACGGCCAGGACGGCGATGAGCAGCAGCAGGCTGAGCTGCTCGGCGTAGGTGGCGAAGATCGTCTGGTCCTGCGTGTACCGCACGCGGTAGTTGCCGGTCTGCGTGAAGCGGGAGGCGGGCATGTCAGCGGTTCTCCTGGGGCATCTGCCGTAACGGCCTGTCGCTCACGGCCGAGCGGGGCGAGTGGAATTCACTGAGGGGGGCGGGCTGGAACAGCTGCGCAGCAGAGAATGGAAGCGTCAGGAATGCCCTTTCCTGCTGCACGTCGGCGCACTGCTCCTGGGGCGCGTTACACACGTTCGATCTCCTTGGTGCCGAACAGACCGTAGGGGCGCAGCAGCAGCACGATGAGCAGCACGATGAACGGGAAGACGTCGCGGGTGCCGCCGCCCGGCACGAGGCCGTCGAGGTACCCGGCGGCGAGGTTTTCCAGCACGCCGATCAGGATGCCGCCCACAATGGCGCCCAGGACGCTGTCCAGCCCCCCGAGGATCACGACCGGGAAGACCTTCAGGCCGATGCCGGCCAGTCCGGTGAGGGTCAGGCCGCTCATGAGGCCCAGGATGACCCCGGCGGCGGCGGCGGTCAGGCCCGCGAAGGCCCAGGCGAGGGCGAAGACCCGCTCGACGCTGGTCCCGACGGACATGGCGGCCATCTGGTCGTCGGCGACGGCGCGCATGGTGATGCCCATGGTGCTGCGGTTGAAGAAGTACGTGAACCCGCCCAGCAGCGCCAGCGCGGCGAGCACCCCGGCGAGCTGCACGCGGGACAGCTGCGTGCCCAGCAGGTCGATCCCGGCGCCGCCCAGCGCGGCGGGCGTGGTGAAGCTGAAGTTGCCCGCGCCGTAGGGCGTGAGGTGCAGCAGGCCGTCGACGACGCTGGCCAGTCCGATGGTGACCATGATGACGCTGATGATCGGTTCGCCCACCATGCGGCGCAGGAACACCCGTTCGATCAGCATGCCCAGCGCGAAGGTGGCGAGCATGGCGAGCAGGCCCGCCAGCCAGAAGTTCATGCCGGACTGGGTGAGGGCGAAGGAGATGAACGCGCCGGTGGCGATCACCTGCCCGTGCGCGAAGTTGATGACGCGGCTGGACTTGTAGATCAGCACGAAGCCCAGCGCGGCCAGCGCGTAGATGCTGCCGATCACGACGCCGGCGAGCAGCAGTTGCGGGAGCAGGTCGAGGTTCATGCGGTCACCTGCCGCGCGCGGGGCGCGGTCACCGGGGCGGGGGAGTCGGCGCGGTGGATCTGCACGTCGGTGTCCATGTGCTGCTCCTGGCCGTCCTGGTAGCGGAAGGTGGCGTGGACGCGCACCTGCTGGCTGCCGTCGTACAGCGCGTCCACGATGGGGGCGTACTTGGCGCGGATGGCCGCGCGGCGGACCTTGCCGGTGCGGGTCAGTTCGTCGTCGTCCGCGTCGAGCAGCTTGTACAGCAGCACGAAGCGCCGCACCCGTTCGTGCTCTTCGAGCAGGTCGTTGATACCCGCGACCTCCTTGCGGATCAGGTCGGCCACCTCGGGTTTGCCGCTCAGGTCCATGTAGGTGGTGTAGGCGAGGCGGTGGCGTTCGGCCCACTGCCCGGCCGTGAGCGGATCGACGTTCAGGAAGGCGGTCACGTCGTCCTGCCCGTCGCCGAACACGACGGCTTCCTTGATGTACGGGCTGAATTTCAGGCGGTTTTCGATGTACTGCGGGCTGAAGGTCTCGCCGCCTGCGGCGCGCATGACGTCCGACAGGCGGTCGATGACCACGAGGTGCCCCTCGGGGGTCAGGCGGCCCGCGTCGCCGGAGTGCAGCCAGCCGTCCCGGATGGTGTCGGCGGTGGCGTCCGCTTTCTTGTAGTAGCCCTGGCACACGGCGGGGCTGCGCGAGAGGATCTCGCCGGTGTCGCTGATGCGGCACTCGCCGCCCGGCAGGGGCAGCCCGACGGTGTCGAAGCGGACGTCCCCGTCGCGGTGCACGTACGCGATGCCGATGTTCTCGGTCTGTCCGTAGATCTGTTTCAGGTTCACGCCCAGGCCGTGGTAGAAGCGGAACACGTCCGGGCCGAGGGCCGCGCCGCCGGTGTAGGCGTGCTTCAGGCGCAGCAGGCCCAGCTGGTCGAGCAGCGGGCGGGTCAGCGCGTGGTACGCGACGAAGCGTTTCAGGGCGGCCAGTCCGGTGGGCCGCTTGCCGCGCAGGCTGGCGTCGGCGGCGTCGGTGCTCCAGCGCAGCAGGGTGCGGTACGCGGCGCGGTTCAGCGGGTAGGATTCCTGCACGCGCAGGAACACCTGGCTCTGCAGGCCCTCCCAGATTCGGGGCGGGGCGAACATGAAGTGCGGGCCGATCTCGACGAGGTCGTGCATGGCGGTGTGGCTGCTCTCGGGGAAATTCACGGTGACGCCGTTGGCCAGCGCCACGCCGACGGTCATCATCTGCTCGCCGATCCAGGCCATCGGCAGGAAGCTCAGGTAGTCCTGCCCGGCGCGGAAGCCCTCGACCTGTCCGAGGGCCTGGCCCATGAACAGCAGGTTGCGGTGGCTGAGCATGGCGGCCTTGGGCTGTCCGGTGGTGCCGCTCGTGAGGCTGAAGTGGCACACGTCGTCCGGGTGGCCCAGGGCGGCCTCGCGGGCGTAGTGGTCCTCGGGTTGCGCGCGGCCCAGCGCGAGCAGGTCGCCGAAGGTCATGATCCAGTCGTCCCCGGCGTGCTTGCTCATGCCGCGCGGGTCCTCGACGATCACGCGCCGGACCTGACCGAGCGCGGCGCGGCGTTCCAGGAGTTTGTCGACCTGTTCCTCGTCCTCGCACAGGACGACGCTGGCATCGGTGTAGGTCAGGACGTACTCGACCTCGGCGGCGACGCTGGTGTGGTACACGCCGACGCTGATCGCGCCGAGGGCCTGGGCGCCCAGTTCGGTGTAGGCCCAGGCGGGGATGTTCTCGGCAATGATGGCGACCTTGTCGCCGCGCCGGACGCCCAGGGCGTGCAGGCCGGCGGCGACCTCGCGGGCGCGTTCGTGGTACGCGGCGTAGGTCGTCTCCTGCCAGATGCCCAGCTGCTTGTGGCGCAGCGCGACGGCGTCCGGGGTGTCGTGGGCGCGCCGGGCGAGCAGCTGCGGGAGGGTCAGGCTGGTGACGTCGGTCATGCGCTGAGCTCCTGCGCGCCGGTGTACGCGGCGATGACGCGCGGGTCGGCGCTGACCTGCGCGGGGGTGCCGGCGGCGATCAGCTGCCCGAAGTCCAGGACGTACACACGGTCGCTGATGTCCATGACGACGCCGAGGTCGTGTTCGATCAGGACGACGGTGACGCCGTGCTCGCGGTTGATGTCGAGAATGAAGCGCACCATGTCTTCTTTCTCCTCGACGTTCATGCCGGCCATGGGTTCGTCGAGGAGCAGCAGGCGCGGCGCGAGGGTCAGGGCGCGGGCGACCTCGACGCGTTTCTGGATACCGTAGGCGAGGGTGCCGACCGGATGGGCGCGGTGTTCCTCGAGTTCCATGAAGTCGATGATGCTCTCGACGTAGGCGCGGTTCTCGGCTTCCTGGCGGCTGGCGCGGCCGTAGTAGAGCAGGCTGCTCAGCAGGCCGTAGCGCAGGTGGGTGTGGCGGGCGAGCAGCAGGTTCTCGGTGACGCTCAGGCCGCGGAACAGTTCGAGGTTCTGGAAGGCGCGGGCGACGCCGTAGCCGGTGATGACGTTGGGCGCGGCGTGCGTCAGGTCGTGTTCCCCGAAGCGGATCTGGCCGCGGGTGGGGTGGTAGAAGCCGCTGACGCAGTTCAGGAGGCTGGTCTTGCCCGCGCCGTTGGGGCCGATGATGCTGACGATCTCGCCTTCGGGAACGGTGAGGCTCACGTCGGTCAGGGCGTTCAGGCCGCCGAAGGTGAGGGTGACGTTCTCCACGTGCAGTTGCGGCATGGCACCTCCCGGCGCGGGGCCGTGGGCGGAACTCGCGGGTGTGGCAGGGGTGTCCGGCTTCGCGGGGGAGCCGGGCGTCGGAACGTGAATTTGGGTGAGTCGATTATGCGGATGGGGTGGGTCGGCTGCCAGCTAACCTGACTAGACAGATCGACCTTTCCTGAGAATATGACTCTATTGATCTAGACAGGTCAGTGAGCCCACCGTTCCATGCGGGCAGACTGATTTTCCGCCCCCACACGCGCCCCACCCCGCCCAGAGGCCCCCCGTGAAGATCCCCCTCAGCCCACTGAGTGCCGTCCTGCGCGCCCTGACCGTCCACGCCCACCGCCCCGCCCTGCAGGCACCGGGCGAAGCGGCGCTGACCTACGCCGACCTCGCCGGGGCCACCGCCCGCCTCGTCACGCACCTGCGGGGGCTGGGCGTGCAGCCCGGCGCGCACGTCCTGCTGATCGGCCCGAACACCGCCGACGCCCTGCTGGCCTTCCACGCCGTCCCGCTGGCCGGGGCCGTGATCGTGCCCCTGAACCCCGCCTTTCCCGACGACGCCCTGCGCTTCCTGGCGCAGCACGCCCAGCCCACCGCCGCGCTCATCGACACCCGCGACCTCCCCCGCGTGCAGGACACCCTGAAGGCCCTGAACGTCCCCGTGGTCCCCACCGGACCCGGGGCGCCGCTGCTGGGGCGCCTGGGCGGCCTCTCCCCCGCCCCGCTGGCCCTGCCGGACACGCTGGACGAGGACCAGCCGATCAGCATCAACTACACCAGCGGCACCACCAGCGACCCCAAGGGCGTCATGCTCACGCACCGCGCCGCGTTCGTGAACCAGGCCAACCTCCTGTACCACCTGAACCTCCGGCCCCCCAGCCGCTACCTGCACGCCCTGCCCCTGACGCACGGCAACGGCTGGGGCAGCCCGTGGACCGTCAGCGCCGCCGGGGCGACCCACCTGCTGCCCGGCGACTCGCTGCGCGCGGACCTGCTCACGCGCGGCGTCACGCACCTGTGCGCTTCACCCGCGCTGCTCGCGCCGCTCTCGGATCCGGCCGCGCCCCTCACGCTGGGCAGCCCCACACGGGTGCTCGTGGCGGGCACCAGCCCCGGCCCGCGCCTGCTCGGCACGCTGACCGGGCAGGGCTTCGAGGTGCTGCACGGCTACGGCCTGATCGAGACGAGCGCCCTCCTCACCCTGACCGACCCGGCCGACCTGCCCCCCACCCCGCCCGGGCAGCTGCCCGCAGCCCTGAACCGCCAGGGACACCCCATGGCGTTCGCCGGGGAGGTGCGCGCCGTCACCGAGGACGGCCAGAGCGTCCCACACGACGGCTTCACGCCCGGCGAGATCGTCGTGCGCAGCAATCAGGTCATGCGCGGCTACCACCGCAACCGCGCCGCGACCCGCCGCGCCCTGGACGGCGGCTGGCTGCACACCGGCGACCTGGCCGTCATGCACCCCGACGGCCGCCTGGAGATCCTCGACCGCGCCGGGGACCTGCTGCACTTGGGCGGGCAGCCGGTCAGCAGCGCGCAGGTGGAGGCCGCGCTGTACCGCCACCCCAGCGTCCGCGAGGCGGTCGTGGTGGCCGCCCCCCACCCGGACGCCGGGCAGATCGCCGTGGCGTTCGTGACCCTGCACCCCGGCGCGCAGGTTCAGGGCCGCGAGTTGCAGCGCTTCTGTGAGCCGCTGCTGCCCACGCACGCCTGGCCGCGCCGCGTGCACGTCGTGACTGACCTGCCGAAAACCGCCAGTGGAAAGGTGCTGCGGCACGTGCTGCGCCGCCGCGCGGCGGGCCCGGAGGCGTCGGCGGCGCCGCTGCGCTAGGGTACGCGCGATGACCCGACCCTCCGTCACCCCCGACTGGTCCTTCGAGCGTGAGCACTGGCGGCGCGGCTTCTTCCGCGTGGCGGGCGTGGACGAGGCCGGGCGCGGCGCGTGGGCGGGGCCGGTGACGGTCGCGGCCGTGATCCTGCCGGGCGCGGCGGCGGAGTACCCGTTCCGGGACAGTAAGCAGCTCAGTGCCGCGCAGCGGGAAGCCTACGCGGCGCAGGTGCGCGAGGTGGCGGTGAGCTGGGCGGTGGAGCACGCCTGGCCGGACGAGATCGACCGCCTGAACATCCTGGGCGCCACCCACGCGGCTGCCGCCCGGGCGCTGGCGCGGCTGGACCCGCCCCCGCAGGCGCTGGTCACGGACTACCTGAAGCTCCGCACGGACCTGCCCCTGACAGCCCCGCCGAAGGCCGACGCGCTGAGTTACTCGGTGGCCGCCGCGAGCCTCCTGGCGAAGACGGAACGCGACCGGCTGATGCTGGAACTGGACGCGCAGCACCCCGGCTACGGTTTCGCGGGGCACAAGGGGTACGGCGCGCCCGCCCACCGCGCGGCCCTGCGTGACCTGGGCGTCAGTGAGGCGCACCGCCGGTCGTTCGCGCCGATCCGGGCGCTGCTGAACGAACCCGAGCGGCTGCTGTAGCGGGTGCGGGGTACGCTCGGCGCATGACGATCCATGAGGCCGAGGTCATCGCCGTCGCGCGGGACGGCACGCACCGCTTCAGCAAGGCGCCGCAGCCGGGGATCACGCTGCTGGCCGGGCTGGGCGTGCAGGGCGACGCGCACGCGGGCGACACGGTGCGGCACCGCTCGCGGGTCCGGGCGGACCCCACGCAGCCGAACCTGCGACAGGTGCACCTGATCCACGCCGAACTGTTTGGTCAGGTCGCGGCAGACGGCTTCCGGGTGCAACCGGCTGACCTGGGGGAGAACATCACGACGCGCGGCCTGGACCTGCTGGCCCTGCCGCGCGGCACGCGGCTGACCTTTCCGTCCGGCGCGGCGGTCGAGGTGACCGGCCTGCGCAACCCCTGCGCACAGATCGACGCGTTCCAGCCGGGCCTGATGCGCCGCCTGATCGGCACGGACGACGCGGGCGCCCCGGTGTTCCTCGCCGGGGTGATGGGCGTCGTGGTGGAGGGGGGCGAAGTGACACCCGGTGACACCATCCACGTGACTCTGCCGCCGGAACCGCATGAGTCCCTGCGGCGCGTGTAACCATGCCGGAAGCGCCCGTCTGAGCATGACTCCCGGACGCGGCGCGGCTTCCTGATGTGGATTGAGGTGGGGCTCAGGCGGTCAGGAACCCGCTGACCTGCTCTGGCAGGTCGCCCGCGTCCATCAGGAACGCGTCGTGCCCGTGGATGCTGTTCAGTTCGATATACCGCGCGTGCGGGAGGAGTGCCGCGCTGGCCTGCACCTCGGCGGCCGGATACAGCTGATCGCTGCTGATCCCGACGGCCAGGACGGGCGTGCGGATGGTCCGCAGTTCCGCGTCACTGGGCTGGAAGGCGTCCATCGCGCCCGTCAGGGCAACGTAGGTGCGTTCGCAGAAGCGCGCCTGAAGCTTCTCGCCCTGGTGGTGCAGGTAGGACGTGATGGCGGGAACGCCCGGGGCGCGCTGCCCAGTTTGCGTGGCGGCGAAACTCTCGGGGCTGCGGTAGGAGAGCATGGCGATCTGCCGCGCGACCTTCAGCCCCTCCCCGCCGGGCGCGGCGCGAATGGCGCTGCGGGCAGCCGTGTTCAGGCCGATGGCCCACGGGGAGTGGCGGGCCGGGGCACCGATGATCACGGCCTTCTCGACCAGGTCCGGGCATTCGAGCAGCCACGCATACGCGAGCATGCCGCCCATGCTGCCGCCTACGATCCGCACGCGCTTCACGCCCAGCTGCTCCAGCAGGGCGCGGCCCGCACGGGCCAGGTCGCGCAGGGTCAGCGGGGCGTCCTGGCCGCCCAGAGTGGGCAGGTCGGCGGGGCCGCTGCTGCCCGCGCAGCCGCCCAGGACATTGGCGCAGATCACGTAATCGCGCGCGGGGTCGAGGGGTTTGCCCGCTCCCAGGAAATCCGGCCACCACTCGTGCACGGCGCTCGTGCCGGTCAGGGCGTGCAGGACCAGGGTGGCGGTCTCCTGCGGCTGGCCGTAGGTGTGGTAGGCGAGACGGACGTCACTGACGGGCAGGCCGCAGTCGAGCAGCAACGGGGCGGTGCGGAACAGCCGCGCGACCCGCAGGCGAGGGCGTTCCCCGGCCTGACATCGTTCGGGCGTGTCATCCGGCGCCGTCAGCGGGAAGAGGGTGGACGCGGGGTGCGTCAGGGCGGTCACGCTTCCTCTCCGACGGTGTCGCCTGCCTCGACCAGCGCGGCGGCCAGCGCCTGCGCGAAGTCCTCGCGGATGTCGTCAATGTGCTCGATGCCCACCGACACGCGCACCAGTCCCGGCGTGACCCCGGCGGCGCGCTGCGCGGCCTCCTCCAGCTGGCTGTGCGTGGTGCTGGCCGGGTGGATCACCAGCGTGCGGGTGTCCCCCACGTTCGCCACGTGCTGCGCCAGCGCGACCGAACGGATGAACGCCTCGCCCGCCGCGCGCCCGCCGCGCAGCTCGAAGGTCAGCACGGCGCCCGCCCCGCGCGGCAGGTAATGCTGCGCGCGGTCGTAGTGCGGGTGGTTGCTCAGGCCGGGGTACGTGACGCGCGCCACGTCCGGATGCGCGGCCAGCCAGGAGGCCAGTGCGTGCGCGTTCTGCGCGTGCCGTTCGGCGCGCAGGCTCAGGGTTTCCAGGCCCTGCAGGAACTGCCACGCCTGCTGCGGGGCCAGCGTGGGGCCCAGGTCACGCAGGCCCTCGGTGCGGGCGCGGATGATGAACGCCACGTTCGGCAGGCCCAGCGGGTTGCCCGCCCCGAAGGTCTCCCAGAAGTTCAGGCCGTGGTAGCTGGGGCTGGGTTCGGTCATCAGCGGGTAGCGGCCGTTGCCCCAGTCGAAGGTGCCGCCGTCCACGATCACGCCGCCGATGCCGTTGCCGTGCCCGCCGATCCACTTGCTCGCGGAGTGCAGCACCACGTCCGCGCCGTGCCTGAGGGGCTGGCAGTAGTACCCGCCCGCACCGAAGGTGTTATCCACGATCACCGCGACGCCCTGCGCGTGCGCGGCGGCCGCGATCGCCTCGAAATCCGGGATGTTCAGCGCGGGGTTGCCGATGGTCTCCAGGTACACGGCGCGCGTGCGGTCGTCGATCAGCGCCGTGAATTCCTCGGGGCGCTCGTCGCGGCTGGTGAAGCGCACCTCGATCCCGAGGCGTTTCAGGGTCACGCGGAACTGGTTCACGGTCCCGCCGTACAGGTTCGGGCTGGACACGATGTTGTCCCCCGCCTGCGCGACGTTCGTGATCGCCAGGAACTGCGCGGCGTGCCCACTGGCGACCGCGAGCGCCCCGACGCCGCCCTCCAGCGCCGCCACGCGCTCCTCGAACACGGCGTTCGTGGGGTTCATGATCCGGCTGTAGATGTTCCCGAACTGCCGCAGCCCGAACAGGTCCGCCGCGTGCTCCGGGGACTGGAACACGTAGCTGTTCGTGGGGTAGATGGGCGTCTGCTGCGCGCCCGTGGTGGGGTCGGGCTTCTGCCCGGCGTGAACCTGCAAGGTCTCGAATTTGTGCGCCATGACTGCGCCTCCTGGGGTGGGGTGCGTCGGTGGGGCGCCAGATACGAAGGCAGCGCCCCTGCTCGTGGGATGCGAGAAGGGGCGCTGAGATATCACCGCGTGACCTTCCCTCTTGCTCCCCGGCGGCGGTCATCGTTGACCCGCCTGCGGGGCTGGCCTTGGCACCGTGACGTGATGAGGTCCGGTTGCCGCGCCGTCAACGAGCCAGGTCTCTCGGGCGCTCTGAAGTGGGTCGCTCCACGCGGGAGCTACCGAAGAGGGTAGCGCGCGCTGGCCGGCAGGGTCAAGGTGACCGGTCAGCTGCGCCGGGCTGCATACCTACACACCTGTTTGGGGGAACAGGAGTAGGATGAGCAGGTCATTCCATTCAGATGTGCTCTGCGTGACCCGCCGGGCATGACACGGACCCACCCTGATCCAGCGCGGATCTCTCACGCCCCCACCCATCAGGAGTCTCATGAACCACAAACTTGTTGCCACTGCCCTGCTGAGCGCCGCCCTCCTGGCCGGCTGCACCAGCCCCAACGCCACCACCACGCCCACCCCGGGCACTGAACCCGGTCAGAGCGCCTTCGGCGTCCTGCAGGCCCTGAAACCCGGGGTGCAGGACACCATCAATACGAAGCTGAAGGTGAACATCGTATTCGTCGGCTACCGCCAGACCCCTCCCGGTCAGCCCGCCACGGCCCGGCAGATCAACACCCAGGATTTCGATCAGCGCCTCCCTGGCAGCTACGACGCCGTGAACCGCATTCCCAGCGCGTACGGCCGCACTGAGAAGACCGGGACCAGCTTCGATTTCGATTACAACTATGTCTTTGCCGACCAGAGCTTCGAGGATGATTTCTTCAAGTTCGTGCAGTCTGCCGGCGCTGAAAAACCCCTGACCGTGCAGCAGAGCGTGTACAACTGCCAGAGCTCGGACCCGGACACCGGCCTGCCCGACTGCGACGCGCCCGCCGGGAACATCAACCGCGTCATCACCGGCAACTTCGAGATCGACGCCCTGAAGACCGAGAACTGGCTGGCGGACAACGGCGCGCGCGTCGGCGTGAAGAACGGCGAGTACACCATCTACTTCGTGAACTGGTATGACCGCCCCGACTTCAAGTTCCACAGCTACACCCGCGCCGACGCGGCCGACACCGACACCGGCACGAAATTCGGCGCGCGTGGCAGCCGCCGCCTGATCGCCTGGGGCGGCAGCGCCCGCGAGAACGCCCCCGCGCAGCGCGTATGGTTCTACGACCTCTCCGCCAACCCCGACCCCTGGACGAATGCCTACGACGTGACCAACGACGACGTGGACGGTGACGGCGCGGCCGACTACCGCATGCCTCCCGTCTGGGAGTACGGCACCCGCAAGGC encodes:
- a CDS encoding O-acetylhomoserine aminocarboxypropyltransferase/cysteine synthase family protein is translated as MAHKFETLQVHAGQKPDPTTGAQQTPIYPTNSYVFQSPEHAADLFGLRQFGNIYSRIMNPTNAVFEERVAALEGGVGALAVASGHAAQFLAITNVAQAGDNIVSSPNLYGGTVNQFRVTLKRLGIEVRFTSRDERPEEFTALIDDRTRAVYLETIGNPALNIPDFEAIAAAAHAQGVAVIVDNTFGAGGYYCQPLRHGADVVLHSASKWIGGHGNGIGGVIVDGGTFDWGNGRYPLMTEPSPSYHGLNFWETFGAGNPLGLPNVAFIIRARTEGLRDLGPTLAPQQAWQFLQGLETLSLRAERHAQNAHALASWLAAHPDVARVTYPGLSNHPHYDRAQHYLPRGAGAVLTFELRGGRAAGEAFIRSVALAQHVANVGDTRTLVIHPASTTHSQLEEAAQRAAGVTPGLVRVSVGIEHIDDIREDFAQALAAALVEAGDTVGEEA